Proteins from a single region of Haemorhous mexicanus isolate bHaeMex1 chromosome 4, bHaeMex1.pri, whole genome shotgun sequence:
- the SHROOM3 gene encoding protein Shroom3 isoform X2 gives MRMLDNINTSISPSECSITHKGRYIYLEALLHGGAPWGFTLKGGLEHGEPLIISKIEEGGKADSLPSKLQAGDEVVNINEVELSSSRREAISLVKGSYKKLKLVVRRDTHAAQGCTELSPSPLNQDCVTTDFQPGKATWAAGVKLRLKSRRSETPGRPHSWHSSKLAENQPDPSMMQISQGTLGTPWHQSYHSSSSTSDLSAFEHGYLRRSPDQYSSRGSMESLDHSSPAYHPCHLSPAKSTNSIDQLSHLHSKRDSAYSSFSTNSSIPEYPVAPPGKEHSCSPDSAQSRRGLPEGMRQADIRYVRTVYDAQQRISQEYEVKPPALLPGGDGRGHGRLHTFGRHNAASSWAQPAQGPSDCKSQPSKGPPLPPARSDSYAAIRHHERPGSGTGLEPNKPGRSQPKGAWAPLISSLSQGPLPKPPFGEGHLHTVVEKSPESSPTMKAKQSFSQAAQPGQPLLPTGVYAVPSPEPHYAQVPRPSAGSTGTLYPALAKESGYSPALPASYDKAVAGSTLALDENGNQSTTNRSTIFYQPPATERKHEARLIQQKLPSAAGPELGLAVSRKEELLPLYKAAHSHRETMGTTQTSKPVFQGPQPQLRDASERKNHYQPKEDWTPGSQEEKNGNAQVSERDTGAAHPWGHSKAKQYGFSSLQNIPESSRRQSSSDLRETQPGEGYSNTRLSFLNSSSREEKDHREQGHRQWSDVDPQAFTRQEEEGTSVPLFHAAEPKCKEPPSPQLPKPSDFGRSRLSSSSTQSFPYSKPEAGKPRCSVLEKVNKFEQREQSAPRPQSAGVPSFGQHYGPSRTSQPAGTRCSVHSPEDMRGKLPSEPGRGSSPSVRNGKLEEADWRPVELQMVAAVKQARPSEYYSLCPENEVQIRAAQLPRSRSTFQLGGEPEKEILWRDNIQDAHGSQLDASFNRAYRNSIKDAQSRVLRATSFRRISPPFGNTPKRVPQRPASAHVGMRSTAASPHTPKERHSITPTEGGFSSLDYGRTQHVLRIGGRKRLTAEQKKRSYSEPEKMNEVGISDGEPSPFSFQKKSIHFIFPENTVADRRKIFERDGKASSTASLSKPELKQLQQNALADYIERKTGRRPSSQDIGLLRERSHSSYLQLGGPDSQSLSSASSVNSLQDQNLFRRRESMERVSRTGRMSSTLPPGLMDCLDTSGDEKVPGRQDSLVTGRPKPERCRDHRPRSDLTKGTQTDLLGTQGQPRYRKQEQVFETPSTARKSGKSVSVEDLLDRYDNQPVPVHMRSRSSPTADKKHQELLRRESSEFGPMVRDPCYMLSAGARSFSKKERSHSEKMAFTSYYPHPLRSTELVAGPATLVENHKLSELSRPESRTSAFFPTEARSHHPDQKQGFKPLFLNLTPSGPGHSSPDTPAQAPSDLQSTGDSQAPRQHHAKREAVPPEGSGSAQAQPLDAVQDRSPEAATEEMVWRRKAGLLHRSLPPKAAWAHSAKDNGYTRAMASPPAAGPKPSQRWQSLPTQSSTSSDPETPSPQAVTQLRISESGLQLTPPPSLQDEEDDEVFVAPFSPPPSRPLPELSSCTSANGTEEFPPPPPPAEGNGAAGDKSPLLPEEAGVSFKSFPKALAEREITGLGTSTGENNWPAPLKRTCSPSAVDQQHQSPASPEGSQSTDRQPITQPEGNPREPALENASLDSGITSTAPPVKAKNKSPEDIKSEALAKEIVHKDKSLADILDPDSKMKTTMDLMEGIFPGGSSVLKENNMKRKMWQTQGSRTAVAGDTREDKEAPVTLVTCPAYYSVSAPKAELLNKIKDLPEEVGEEEELLDINEKKAELIGSLTHKLEILKEAKEGLLEDIKMNNALGEEVELLISTLCKPNEFDKYKMFIGDLDKVVNLLLSLSGRLARVENVLSSLGDNANSEERSSLNEKRKLLAGQHEDARELKENLDRRERLVLDILGNYLSEEQLQDYQHFVKMKSALLIEQRELDDKIKLGQEQLKCLMESLPTDFTPRDAAAAAALAAALATSSGVGGKTPPAASSSL, from the exons GGACACCCATGCAGCACAGGGATGCACAGAGCTGTCTCCCAGCCCGCTCAACCAGGACTGCGTGACCACTGACTTCCAGCCCGGCAAAGCCACGTGGGCAGCAGGAGTCAAGTTACGGCTGAAGAGCAG GCGGAGTGAAACTCCAGGCCGACCTCACTCCTGGCATTCAAGCAAACTCGCGGAGAACCAGCCCGATCCCAGCATGATGCAAATATCTCAGGGTACGCTTGGCACCCCTTGGCATCAGTCCTACCACTCCAG ctcctccaccaGCGATCTCTCGGCGTTCGAGCATGGCTATCTGAGGAGGAGCCCGGATCAGTACAGCTCCCGGGGCAGCATGGAGAGCTTGGACCACTCCTCCCCTGCCTACCACCCTTGCCACCTGTCCCCGGCCAAATCCACCAACAGCATCGACCAGCTCTCCCACCTGCACAGCAAGAGAGACTCTGCCTACAGCTCCTTCTCCACCAACTCCAGCATCCCCGAGTACCCCGTGGCCCCGCCGGGCAAGGAGCACTCGTGCTCCCCGGACAGCGCACAGTCCCGCCGGGGGCTGCCGGAGGGCATGCGGCAGGCGGACATCCGCTACGTCCGGACGGTCTACGACGCCCAGCAGCGCATCTCCCAGGAGTACGAGGTGAAGCCCCCGGCCCTGCTCCCCGGCGGCGACGGCCGCGGCCACGGCAGGCTCCACACCTTCGGCCGGCACAACGCCGCctcctcctgggcacagccGGCGCAGGGCCCCTCGGACTGCAAGAGCCAGCCGTCCAAGGGGCCGCCCCTGCCTCCCGCTCGCAGCGACAGCTACGCGGCCATCAGGCACCACGAGAGGCCCGGCTCGGGCACCGGCCTCGAGCCCAACAAGCCCGGCCGGAGCCAGCCCAAAGGGGCCTGGGCACCGCTCATCAGCTCCCTGTCGCAGGGGCCGCTGCCGAAACCGCCCTTCGGAGAAGGGCACCTGCACACCGTGGTGGAGAAGAGCCCGGAGAGCAGCCCCACCATGAAGGCCAAGCAGAGCTtttcccaggcagcccagccagggcagcccctgctgcccaccGGTGTCTACGCCGTTCCCTCCCCGGAGCCGCACTACGCGCAGGTGCCCCGGCCTTCCGCGGGCAGCACCGGGACGCTTTACCCAGCTCTGGCCAAAGAAAGCGGCTACTCCCCAGCCCTCCCGGCCTCCTACGACAAGGCCGTGGCTGGCAGCACCCTGGCCTTGGATGAGAATGGAAACCAAAGCACTACCAACAGGTCGACCATCTTCTACCAGCCCCCTGCCACTGAGAGAAAGCACGAAGCCAGACTCATCCAGCAGAAGCTTCCCAGCGCAGCAGGCCCGGAGCTCGGCCTGGCTGTCTCGCGAAAGGAGGAGCTGCTACCCCTTTACAAGGCAGCACACAGCCACCGAGAGACCATGGGTACCACACAGACCTCCAAGCCCGTTTTCCAGGGTCCACAACCCCAGCTGAGGGATGCTAGTGAGAGGAAAAACCATTACCAGCCCAAAGAGGACTGGACACCTGGATcccaggaggagaaaaatggcAACGCACAGGTAAGCGAGAGAGACACTGGTGCTGCCCACCCGTGGGGTCACAGCAAAGCCAAGCAGTATGGCTTCTCTTCCTTGCAGAACATCccagagagctccaggagaCAAAGCAGCTCTGACCTAAGGGAGACACAACCAGGCGAGGGTTATTCCAACACCAGACTGTCCTtcctgaacagcagcagcagagaggagaaggatcaCAGGGAGCAGGGGCACAGACAGTGGAGCGATGTGGACCCCCAGGCCTTCacgaggcaggaggaggagggcacgAGTGTGCCTCTGTTCCACGCTGCTGAGCCAAAGTGCAAAGAGCCCCCTTCTCCTCAGCTCCCAAAGCCCTCAGATTTCGGGAGGAGCCGGCTCAGCTCTAGCAGCACCCAAAGCTTTCCCTACAGCAAACCAGAGGCAGGCAAGCCCCGCTGCTCGGTGCTGGAGAAGGTCAACAAGTTTGAGCAGCGGGAGCAGAGCGCTCCCCGGCCCCAGAGCGCTGGCGTTCCCAGCTTTGGCCAGCACTATGGGCCGAGCAGGACGAGCCAGCCCGCTGGCACGAGGtgctctgtgcacagcccagaggacaTGAGAGGCAAGCTGCCCAgtgagccaggcaggggctccAGCCCGTCCGTCAGGAACGGGAAGCTGGAAGAGGCTGACTGGCGCCCCGTCGAGCTGCagatggtggctgcagtgaagCAGGCGAGACCCAGCGAGTACTACAGCCTGTGTCCTGAAAACGAGGTGCAAATAAGGGCAGCTCAGCTTCCTCGGAGTAGGAGCACGTTCCAGCTGGGAGGCGAGCCTGAGAAGGAGATCCTCTGGAGGGATAACATCCAGGATGCGCACGGATCGCAGCTGGACGCGTCGTTTAACAGGGCCTACAGGAACAGCATCAAAGATGCCCAGTCCAGGGTGCTGAGGGCCACGTCCTTCCGGCGGATCAGCCCCCCGTTCGGGAACACGCCCAAGAGGGTGCCCCAGAGGCCTGCCTCGGCCCACGTGGGCATGAGGAGCACGGCGGCATCCCCGCACACCCCCAAGGAGAGGCACAGCATCACGCCCACGGAAGGAGGCTTCTCCAGCCTGGACTACGGCAGGACGCAGCACGTGCTGCGCATCGGGGGCCGGAAGCGGCTGACGGCAGAGCAGAAGAAGCGCTCCTACTCAGAGCCCGAGAAGATGAACGAGGTGGGCATCTCGGACGGGGAGCCGTCGCCTTTCTCCTTCCAGAAGAAAAGCATCCATTTCATCTTCCCGGAGAACACGGTGGCCGACCGGCGCAAGATCTTCGAGAGGGACGGCAAAGCTTCCTCCACAGCCAGCCTGTCCAAGCCGGAGCtcaagcagctccagcagaacgCCCTGGCCGACTACATCGAGCGTAAAACGGGGCGACGGCCGTCCTCGCAGGACATCGGGCTGCTCAGGGAGCGCTCCCACAGCTCCTACCTGCAGCTGGGCGGCCCCGACAGCCAGAGCCTTTCCTCCGCCTCCAGTGTGAATTCCCTCCAGGACCAGAACCTTTTCCGCCGCAGGGAGTCCATGGAGCGGGTATCAAGGACGGGACGGATGTCTTCCACCCTTCCCCCTGGGCTGATGGACTGCTTGGACACGAGCGGAGACGAGAAGGTGCCGGGGCGCCAGGACAGCCTGGTCACGGGCCGGCCCAAACCAGAGAGGTGCCGGGATCACAGACCCAGATCAGATCTCACCAAAGGCACGCAGACAGACCTGCTGGGCACGCAGGGCCAGCCCCGCTACAGGAAGCAGGAGCAGGTCTTTGAAACCCCCTCTACCGccaggaaatctgggaaatCGGTGTCTGTGGAAGACTTGCTCGATAGGTACGACAATCAGCCGGTCCCTGTGCACATGCGCTCCAGGTCGTCTCCCACGGCGGATAAGAAACACCAG gagctgctgagaagGGAGAGCAGTGAGTTCGGCCCCATGGTGAGGGATCCCTGCTACATGCTCAGCGCAGGAGCCAG GTCTTtcagcaagaaagaaagaagccaCTCAGAGAAAATGGCGTTCACCAGTTACTATCCCCATCCCCTCCGCAGCACAGAGCTTGTCGCCGGGCCTGCCACGCTGGTCGAGAATCACAAGCTCTCAGAACTTTCCAGGCCAGAGAGCAGGACTTCTGCATTTTTCCCAACAGAGGCAAGGAGTCACCATCCTGACCAAAAGCAAGGCTTTAAACCCTTGTTCCTTAACCTTACTCCTTCTGGGCCTGGCCACTCTTCCCCTGATACACCCGCCCAGGCTCCCTCAGACTTGCAGAGCACAGGTGACAGCCAGGCTCCGAGACAGCACCATGCCAAACGAGAGGCTGTTCCCCCTGAGGGCAGCGGCAGCGCTCAGGCACAGCCTCTGGATGCTGTCCAGGACAGATCCCCCGAGGCTGCCACGGAAGAGATGGTGTGGAGGAGGAAAGCGGGGCTGCTGCACAGGTCCCTCCCGCCCAAAGCGGCGTGGGCTCATTCGGCCAAAGACAATGGCTACACCAGGGCCATGGCGTCTCCTCCGGCCGCCGGGCCGAAGCCCTCCCAGAGGTGGCAGTCCCTGCCCACGCAGAGCAGCACTTCCTCCGACCCAGAGACTCCTTCTCCCCAGGCCGTGACCCAGCTCCGGATCTCGGAGTCGGGGCTGCAGCTCACGCCCCCGCCGTCGCTGCAGGACGAGGAGGACGACGAGGTGTTTGTCGCGCCCTTCTCCCCGCCGCCGTCCCGTCCTCTTCCCGAGCTCAGCTCTTGCACTTCTGCCAACGGCACGGAGGAattcccacctcctccccctcccgcTGAGGGGAATGGGGCAGCTGGAGACAAATcccccctgctcccagaggaGGCGGGTGTGAG CTTCAAAAGCTTTCCCAAAGCCCTGGCCGAGAGGGAGATAACAGGGTTGGGCACCAGCACCGGTGAAAATAACTGGCCAGCCCCATTAAAGAGGACTTGCTCTCCATCTGCTGTGGATCAGCAGCACCAATCCCCTGCTTCTCCTGAAGGGTCTCAGAGCACTGACAGACAGCCCATAACTCAGCCTGAAGGTAACCCCAGAGAGCCAGCATTGGAAAATGCCAGCCTGGACTCCGGGATaaccagcacagcacccccGGTGAAGGCAAAGAACAAGAGCCCAGAGGATATTAAGTCAGAGGCTCTAGCAAAAGAAATTGTCCATAAAGACAAATCTCTGGCTGATATCCTGGACCCAGATTCCAAAATGAAGACGACCATGGACTTGATGGAAGGGATTTTCCCCGGTGGAAGCAGCGTGCTGAAGGAGAACAACATGAAGAGGAAGATGTGGCAGACACAAGGCAGCAGGACGGCGGTGGCGGGTGACAC GAGAGAGGACAAGGAAGCTCCTGTCACCCTGGTCACCTGTCCTGCTTACTACAGTGTTTCAGCACCCAAAGCAGAACTGCTGAATAAAATCAAGGACTTGCCAGAAGAAGTAGGTGAGGAAGAAGAGCTGCTGGACATCAATGAGAAAAAG GCTGAGCTCATCGGGAGCTTGACCCACAAACTGGAAATCCTGAAGGAAGCCAAGGAGGGCCTGCTGGAGGACATTAAGATGAATAATGCTCTCGGGGAGGAGGTGGAGCTGTTGATCAGCACGCTGTGCAAACCCAACGAGTTTGACAAGTACAAGATGTTCATTGGCGATCTGGATAAGGTGGTGaacctcctgctctccctctcgGGACGCCTGGCCCGTGTGGAGAACgtcctgagcagcctgggggaCAACGCCAACAGCGAGGAGCGG AGTTCCCTGAACGAGAAGCGGAAGCTGCTGGCTGGCCAGCACGAAGACGCCCGGGAGCTAAAGGAAAACCTCGACCGTCGGGAACGGCTGGTCTTGGACATCCTGGGCAACTACctctctgaggagcagctccaggactaCCAGCACTTTGTCAAGATGAAGTCTGCCCTCCTCATAGAGCAGCGGGAGCTCGACGACAAAATCAAActgggccaggagcagctcaagTGCCTGATGGAAAGTCTCCCCACGGACTTCACgcccagggatgcagcagcagcggctgccctggctgcagcacttgCTACCTCCTCCGGGGTCGGTGGTAAAACACCTCCAGCAGCCTCTTCCTCACTCTAA